The Allorhodopirellula heiligendammensis genome includes a window with the following:
- a CDS encoding SDR family NAD(P)-dependent oxidoreductase gives MSTYLVTGCAGFIANEVASQLIAGGHQVVGIDNVNDYYDVRLKEHRLERLQSHGPEQFEFIRGDIEDNSTLQGIFERHQFDGVLNLAARAGVRYSMENPHVYMTTNAMGSLNLLDQMQRHGVKKYVLASTSSLYAGQPMPFVETLPVNTPISPYAASKKAAEAMAYAYHHLYDIDVSVCRYFTVYGPAGRPDMCIFRFIKWIDEGTPIELFGDGEQSRDFTYVSDIASGTIAALQPVGYEVVNLGGGGTPVSLNTIIEMLEARLGKKAKIENKTFHKADIKITSADISKARDLLGWTPKVELAEGIDASVAWYRDNHPWSSQLLLP, from the coding sequence ATGTCCACCTATCTTGTCACCGGTTGCGCTGGATTTATCGCCAATGAAGTGGCCTCGCAGCTCATTGCGGGGGGACACCAAGTTGTCGGCATCGATAATGTCAACGATTACTACGATGTACGATTGAAGGAACATCGGCTGGAACGGTTGCAGAGCCACGGCCCCGAGCAATTCGAATTCATCCGCGGGGACATCGAAGATAACTCGACGCTGCAGGGTATCTTTGAGCGGCACCAATTCGACGGAGTATTGAATCTCGCGGCCCGCGCGGGGGTGCGGTACAGCATGGAGAACCCCCATGTCTACATGACGACCAACGCGATGGGTAGCCTGAATCTCCTTGATCAGATGCAGCGACACGGGGTCAAGAAGTACGTGCTCGCCTCGACCTCGTCGCTGTACGCCGGCCAACCCATGCCGTTTGTCGAAACACTGCCCGTCAACACGCCGATTTCGCCCTACGCCGCTAGCAAAAAGGCTGCTGAGGCGATGGCTTATGCCTACCATCACCTTTACGATATCGACGTTTCGGTCTGTCGTTACTTCACCGTTTACGGTCCTGCTGGGCGACCCGACATGTGTATTTTCCGGTTCATCAAGTGGATCGACGAAGGCACTCCGATTGAGTTGTTTGGTGACGGTGAGCAATCACGCGATTTCACGTACGTGTCCGACATCGCGTCTGGGACGATCGCCGCCCTCCAACCTGTCGGTTATGAAGTCGTTAATCTCGGTGGAGGAGGAACCCCCGTTTCGCTCAACACCATCATCGAGATGCTCGAAGCACGATTGGGCAAAAAAGCGAAGATTGAGAATAAGACCTTCCACAAGGCCGACATCAAAATCACGTCCGCCGATATCAGCAAGGCCCGCGATCTACTCGGCTGGACACCTAAGGTTGAACTCGCCGAAGGTATCGATGCCTCCGTCGCTTGGTATCGCGACAACCACCCCTGGTCCAGTCAACTACTTCTCCCCTAA
- a CDS encoding sigma-70 family RNA polymerase sigma factor, with protein sequence MSAMTNPRSRPSAPAAPLLENVTASSFPTRHPSWLRCDELAQPLAEIRHQLQQTESLDIEQVRARTKWRLRHEINFMGSERFRSLREGKRIFALPLGLADRHSAPGSAQGRPTGSELPIHLGRLCEAALLEPDQEEQLFERMNYLRQQAAIHRTILNPERPSRSRLELIDLYLALAQWHRDRILEANLRLVFSIVKKFVTPNHSFDELLSDGIIALIRSVEKFDFERGFRFSTYATQVVRRNAYRTVVLLQQERERMIGGAQDMELNISNEDRCSAISEKRWHELRSRLGGMLGNLDRREKFIIRSRFSLGSHRRVHTLQSLANRLGVSKERVRQLERRAMDKLRLMARTNDLAELER encoded by the coding sequence ATGAGTGCAATGACGAATCCCCGATCCCGCCCGTCGGCCCCGGCAGCACCGCTGCTGGAGAATGTGACAGCGTCCTCGTTCCCCACCCGCCATCCTTCATGGCTCCGTTGCGACGAACTCGCCCAGCCCCTGGCCGAGATCCGACACCAACTTCAGCAGACGGAATCCCTCGACATTGAGCAAGTGCGTGCACGCACCAAGTGGCGGTTGCGGCATGAGATTAACTTCATGGGCAGCGAACGCTTCCGTTCGCTGCGCGAAGGGAAGCGAATCTTCGCTCTGCCCCTCGGCCTCGCCGATCGACATTCGGCACCCGGGAGTGCTCAAGGTCGCCCCACCGGCAGCGAACTACCAATCCACCTGGGGCGCCTTTGCGAAGCCGCGTTACTAGAACCGGACCAAGAGGAGCAGCTGTTTGAAAGGATGAACTACCTGCGTCAGCAGGCAGCGATACACCGCACCATCCTCAATCCGGAACGTCCCTCGCGGTCGCGTCTTGAATTGATCGACCTCTACTTGGCACTCGCTCAGTGGCACCGCGATCGGATTCTCGAGGCCAATCTGCGTCTGGTCTTTTCCATTGTCAAGAAGTTTGTCACCCCGAACCATTCGTTCGATGAGCTATTGAGCGATGGGATCATCGCGCTGATTCGCAGCGTCGAAAAGTTTGACTTCGAACGTGGATTCCGATTCAGCACCTATGCGACTCAGGTCGTGCGTCGAAATGCGTACCGCACCGTCGTGCTGCTGCAGCAGGAACGCGAGCGGATGATCGGCGGCGCGCAGGACATGGAACTGAACATCAGCAATGAAGACCGATGTTCGGCCATCAGCGAAAAGCGGTGGCATGAACTGCGCAGTCGGCTCGGCGGGATGCTGGGCAACCTGGATCGCCGTGAAAAATTTATCATTCGCTCACGGTTCTCGCTTGGTTCCCATCGCCGGGTGCATACCTTGCAATCTCTCGCCAATCGGCTGGGGGTATCCAAAGAACGCGTCCGTCAACTCGAGCGACGGGCGATGGACAAATTGAGGTTGATGGCACGCACCAATGATCTCGCCGAACTGGAACGCTAG
- a CDS encoding inositol monophosphatase family protein — protein sequence MDNDHLHVALAAARAAAEELMSRYQNRVVSEKAPKDLVTDADLAAQNAIRAILESSYPSYSFVGEEEGENEPPADTRAGDLDAAPCWVVDPLDGTVNYVHGLQGFAVSIGLYARGKMRLGVIYDPISQDCFTAIDGQGARCNDRLMKTSDTSTLDQSLVACSFRAGVTRDSPEIDRFLRVLERCQSLRRLGSCALNMCYVADGRLDAYWATNVSAWDSAAGTVIAREAGAVLTGYDGGAFDDWAPKFAVSANPALHTALTEQLR from the coding sequence ATGGATAACGATCACCTGCACGTCGCACTCGCCGCCGCCCGTGCTGCTGCAGAGGAGCTGATGTCGCGATACCAGAATCGCGTGGTGAGCGAGAAGGCACCCAAAGATCTCGTCACCGATGCTGATCTAGCTGCGCAAAACGCAATTCGGGCGATCCTGGAGAGCTCTTACCCGAGCTATTCGTTTGTCGGCGAGGAGGAAGGTGAAAATGAGCCACCTGCCGACACCCGGGCTGGCGACCTCGACGCGGCTCCCTGCTGGGTCGTCGACCCCCTCGATGGCACAGTCAACTATGTTCATGGCTTACAGGGATTCGCCGTATCGATCGGCCTCTACGCGCGTGGGAAAATGAGACTGGGTGTGATCTACGATCCCATCAGCCAGGATTGCTTCACCGCGATCGATGGCCAGGGCGCCCGCTGTAACGATCGGTTGATGAAAACCAGCGATACCTCGACGCTTGATCAGAGTCTGGTGGCATGCAGTTTTCGCGCCGGAGTAACACGCGATTCACCGGAGATTGACCGGTTTCTGCGGGTGCTCGAACGCTGCCAGTCGCTCCGCCGCCTAGGGTCCTGCGCCTTGAACATGTGTTATGTCGCCGACGGTAGGCTCGACGCCTATTGGGCCACCAATGTCTCTGCTTGGGACTCCGCCGCCGGGACGGTGATTGCCCGCGAGGCGGGTGCCGTGCTGACTGGTTACGATGGCGGGGCGTTCGATGACTGGGCGCCGAAATTCGCCGTCTCCGCCAATCCCGCACTCCACACTGCACTCACCGAACAACTTCGCTGA
- a CDS encoding serine/threonine-protein kinase: MPATTRFEPTPTITYLGAQSQTSDPKLVNRYDELTRDRKVSWTGHYRLLRMLGRGGQGEVYLTEYRGTDGFTVPVAMKIFSPERFQDARAYDEAMQRVASIAARVAMIQHDNLLDVQNFFERDRIRVMLMEWIDGYDLRQLVMPPCLELLRDYVHPKRWRYINDVIMTEGVEQSRFKAGVAVAIVRECLAALAALHREGIVHGDVKPANIMLKRSGHAKLIDMGSSIDYRNPPNDRECTPIYAAPEVLENRPATPRSDLASLGYVLIELLAGVNPCSGMTSLAEFLKAKWELPKNLDRILPEEVLRNQLLMNFLRGLIAPDPSLRFLSAEVAEHVEQGGAAAFHRQLILSNMSTEYDNDIRLWLEELRHLEND; the protein is encoded by the coding sequence ATGCCAGCGACCACGCGTTTCGAACCCACGCCCACGATCACCTATCTCGGCGCTCAATCTCAGACGAGCGACCCGAAGCTGGTCAATCGCTATGACGAACTCACTCGCGATCGCAAAGTTTCGTGGACGGGGCACTATCGCTTGCTGCGGATGCTCGGTCGCGGCGGCCAGGGAGAAGTCTATCTAACAGAGTATCGCGGTACGGATGGTTTCACCGTCCCTGTGGCGATGAAAATCTTTTCCCCCGAACGCTTCCAGGACGCTCGCGCCTACGATGAAGCGATGCAGCGTGTGGCATCGATCGCCGCTCGGGTGGCAATGATTCAGCACGATAATTTGCTCGATGTGCAAAACTTTTTCGAGCGAGACCGCATCCGTGTCATGCTGATGGAATGGATCGATGGCTACGACTTGCGACAATTGGTGATGCCTCCCTGCCTCGAGCTGCTTCGTGACTACGTCCACCCCAAACGCTGGCGATACATAAACGACGTGATCATGACCGAGGGTGTCGAGCAATCGCGATTCAAGGCAGGTGTCGCGGTAGCGATTGTCCGTGAGTGTTTGGCAGCGTTGGCCGCACTGCACCGGGAAGGTATTGTTCATGGGGACGTCAAACCCGCCAATATCATGCTCAAACGTAGCGGGCATGCGAAATTAATCGACATGGGATCCTCGATCGATTACCGCAACCCTCCCAATGACCGGGAATGCACACCCATCTATGCCGCCCCAGAAGTGCTTGAGAATCGGCCGGCAACCCCTCGCAGTGACTTAGCGAGCCTGGGCTATGTCCTGATCGAGCTGCTCGCTGGGGTCAACCCATGCTCGGGCATGACCAGCTTGGCTGAATTCCTGAAAGCGAAATGGGAGCTGCCCAAGAATCTCGATCGCATCCTTCCCGAGGAAGTCCTCCGCAATCAGTTGCTGATGAATTTCCTGCGTGGCCTGATTGCTCCTGACCCCAGCCTGAGGTTTCTCAGTGCCGAGGTGGCCGAGCATGTCGAGCAGGGTGGTGCTGCGGCGTTCCATCGCCAGTTGATCCTCAGTAACATGTCGACTGAGTACGACAACGACATCCGTCTTTGGCTCGAAGAACTACGGCATCTCGAAAACGACTGA
- a CDS encoding RluA family pseudouridine synthase: MPDQPLATDNHVVREFVVPDSADGLRIDLFLTQVCDGFSRSQIRLAVQDDGGEINGRVVRPSFKVRSGQRVRFRLPEPASDDTVPENIPLDILYEDDGLVVINKPAGMVVHPARGNWTGTLTSALAFRFQSLSDVGGPTRPGIVHRLDRDTSGVIAVAKNNAVHLHLAAQWHDRKVTKTYFAITAGRLDRDRDWIHAPIGRHPYQRDKQAIRENHESSKPASTFYEVMTRHGRVTQVKVSPKTGRTHQIRVHLAHIGCPILCDRLYAGHAVLTRSALARAAGQPLAADQPPDALEGSTTADPDEIILDRQALHAHQLTLFNPQTQSEMTFTAPLPADLRRVIELLS, from the coding sequence ATGCCCGATCAGCCCTTGGCGACGGACAACCATGTCGTGCGGGAATTTGTCGTCCCTGATTCTGCCGACGGATTGCGCATCGACCTCTTTTTGACGCAGGTTTGCGACGGGTTTAGCCGTTCTCAGATCCGCCTGGCTGTGCAAGATGACGGTGGCGAGATCAACGGCCGAGTCGTGCGACCGAGCTTCAAAGTCCGCAGTGGACAGCGGGTCCGCTTCCGACTCCCCGAGCCAGCCAGCGACGATACGGTTCCCGAGAATATCCCGCTGGACATTCTTTACGAGGACGACGGCTTAGTCGTGATTAACAAGCCCGCGGGAATGGTGGTCCATCCCGCCCGCGGGAACTGGACCGGCACGCTCACCAGCGCCTTGGCATTCCGGTTTCAATCGCTTTCGGATGTCGGCGGGCCCACCCGTCCCGGAATTGTGCATCGGCTCGATCGCGACACCAGCGGCGTCATTGCGGTGGCAAAAAACAACGCCGTCCACCTGCATTTGGCGGCGCAGTGGCACGACCGCAAGGTCACCAAAACCTATTTCGCCATCACCGCCGGTCGGCTCGATCGGGATCGTGACTGGATCCATGCGCCGATTGGCCGACACCCCTATCAGCGGGACAAGCAGGCGATTCGCGAGAATCATGAGTCCAGCAAGCCCGCGTCCACGTTCTATGAAGTAATGACTCGACACGGGCGCGTCACGCAGGTCAAGGTGTCACCCAAAACGGGCCGGACACACCAAATTCGCGTGCACTTAGCTCATATTGGCTGCCCGATTCTCTGCGATCGGCTGTATGCCGGTCACGCGGTGCTGACCCGCTCAGCCTTGGCACGCGCCGCAGGACAGCCACTGGCCGCCGATCAGCCACCAGACGCGTTGGAGGGCTCCACTACCGCCGATCCAGACGAGATCATCCTCGACCGTCAAGCGTTGCACGCTCATCAACTCACTCTATTCAACCCACAGACGCAATCCGAGATGACCTTCACTGCCCCCCTCCCAGCTGATTTACGGCGAGTAATCGAGTTACTCAGCTGA
- a CDS encoding tetratricopeptide repeat protein produces MNSERRHELQENELASAIDRINTKIEPYSKPIAVGVAVAFVGLLGWGFYSSLQAEHRSDATYQLIEGSVRGDSETLATVAATYPKTPMAAWARLYQGSQKMGAGINALFTSRDEAEELLNEASSAYEEALALSEETLIQSRANYGLARIAESLGKTDDAIAHYEATMEAGESAEMITEAQQRIKLLSKPAAKSFMTWFDAQDFTPADPSLPPALPSDQMLPDLPDLDFPEIETSSQPGPEEAAEEAMDEAAAVQTESAAQVESEKAEAPEQDANAAEPADEPAEEEAASEQPAEEQPTLEAPAGNESGDTPAAEPMADETSTPAADDSPADEPATDEPPADPADKPAAADDSAAADETGSAEEEADEAVDLVAPQNS; encoded by the coding sequence ATGAATAGCGAGCGACGCCATGAACTTCAGGAGAATGAATTAGCCTCGGCCATTGATCGCATTAACACGAAGATCGAACCGTATTCCAAACCCATTGCCGTCGGCGTTGCCGTGGCGTTCGTGGGACTGCTTGGTTGGGGTTTTTACTCGAGCCTGCAAGCGGAGCACCGCAGCGATGCCACCTACCAACTGATCGAGGGCTCGGTTCGGGGTGACAGCGAAACGCTGGCCACCGTGGCAGCCACCTATCCTAAGACGCCCATGGCGGCCTGGGCGCGACTGTACCAAGGCAGCCAAAAGATGGGAGCGGGCATCAACGCCCTCTTTACCAGCCGTGATGAAGCCGAGGAACTGCTCAATGAAGCCAGCTCCGCCTACGAGGAAGCTCTTGCGCTCAGCGAAGAAACGCTTATCCAGTCTCGTGCCAACTACGGCCTAGCACGGATCGCTGAATCGCTCGGCAAGACCGATGACGCCATCGCTCACTACGAAGCCACGATGGAGGCGGGTGAGTCCGCCGAAATGATCACTGAAGCTCAGCAGCGAATCAAATTGCTCTCCAAGCCCGCCGCCAAGTCCTTCATGACATGGTTTGACGCACAAGATTTCACGCCAGCTGACCCGAGCCTGCCCCCCGCCCTGCCATCGGACCAGATGCTCCCGGACCTGCCTGATTTGGATTTCCCCGAAATTGAAACCTCGAGCCAACCCGGTCCAGAAGAGGCTGCCGAAGAGGCCATGGATGAGGCGGCGGCTGTCCAAACCGAGAGTGCCGCGCAAGTAGAAAGCGAAAAAGCTGAGGCACCGGAACAAGACGCCAACGCAGCTGAGCCGGCTGACGAACCCGCTGAGGAAGAAGCGGCCAGCGAGCAGCCTGCGGAGGAACAGCCCACCCTGGAGGCACCCGCCGGTAACGAGTCCGGCGACACGCCTGCTGCGGAGCCCATGGCCGACGAAACCAGCACCCCCGCTGCGGATGACTCTCCCGCAGACGAGCCCGCTACCGACGAGCCCCCGGCAGACCCCGCCGACAAACCCGCCGCTGCCGACGATTCGGCTGCAGCCGATGAAACCGGCTCAGCAGAGGAAGAAGCAGACGAGGCGGTCGACCTGGTAGCACCGCAGAACTCTTGA